TCTTGGTGGTTGCCATTTTCTTTTCCTCTCGTTACATGAAAATCGCCCGTCAAATGTTGAGGGGTGATCAAGATAGTCGCCCGAAAAAATCCGATACTATTCAATTAATCCGTCAGGGTTTAATCGCTAATATTATCGGGATGTTTTTAACGATTTTGGGAGCGCAAGCCTTGGCGGGAATCGTCTTAATTAAATCCCTCAATGTTCCCCAAGGTACTTTTAATGTTGCCTCTAACCCCAGTCAATTTGTTAATTCTGTTGACCTGTTAATTGTGCAGGCTAATACTAATACAATTCTCGCTCACTTTACTGGTATTGTTACCTCTTTGTGGCTTCTTAATCGTATTACTTCTAAATAAATATGACCATGCAACGCACCCGTTTAAGTACGCTGGCTAATGTCACCAGCAGTCGATTTAATAGCTTTTTTGGTAATCCTTGGCGGCGGATTTCCCTCCAGATAATTTGTGTTTTATTTGGAGTTTTTTCTGGTCAAGCAATTGTCACTACTGCTGGTCAAACTGCTCAATGGGATGTCACCGCTGCCGGTTTATTGCTGCTGTTTACGGAGGCGACTAGCCGGATTGTTTATCGAAAAAGTTCCCAGGCTAAACCAGCACCGATTCTGCGAGAATCTCTCAATTTACTAAAAATTGGTATCACCTATAGTTTATTTCTAGAAGCCTTTAAAATTGGCTCTTAAATCCCCAATTGAAAAATGAAACGCACAACTCCTTAAGAGTTGACAGAGAAAGTCTCATCAGGTTTTGTCCGATTAATACAACAACAACTAACATAGAACCAAGAAACTTGCTCTACCAACTTGGCCAAGAGGGAAATTTATTGACTATAAACTACAGAATAAAGGCGGTTTATTGATGGAGATTGATAGATTTTTCCCTAGCTCTAAAACCTGTTCTTATTGTCTCTATCAAATGTTTGATATGCCGTTAGAAGTTAGAAAATGGACTTGTCCAAGCTATGGTACACATCACGATAGAGACGAAAATGCAGCTAAAAAAATAAGAGCAGAAGGCATCAGACAATTATTGGTCTCAGGAACTCGGACCACTGCTCAAAGAGGAGAAGTAAGTCAAAAAGGTGGATGTAAATCTGTCTTGAGGCATTCCCCTGTAAATTCCGAAGTCTTGACAACTGCGCCTAGGGAGTCGAGGTAGTTCACTATGTTTCAAAATAGCTCTAGTAAAGTCAATATTCTCCCCATGGACGAACATAATCAAAAATTAGTTAATTATGTTCATCCCGCCGATTGGGTCAATCCACAACCCCAGGATTGTTATGATTTAGTCGTCATCGGTGCGGGTACTGCGGGTTTAGTCGTAGCGGCGGGGGCGGCGGGTTTAGATATAGGTTTAAAAGTGGCTTTAGTGGAAAAACACTTAATGGGGGGAGATTGCCTCAATTTCGGTTGTATTCCTTCTAAATGTCTGATTCGTTCCTCTAGAATTATCGGGGAAATTGAGAAAGCCAAAAAATTAGGAATTGATATTGGGGATACTAG
This portion of the Microcystis aeruginosa NIES-2549 genome encodes:
- a CDS encoding DUF3611 family protein encodes the protein MRDKQSEITNISTPRDSDLYSLPPAVQRAANILLRQGRIGFWTQIVLGVISGVLLLIATASLLGTRQRTSGIEIGVLCAIGGAGFLVVAIFFSSRYMKIARQMLRGDQDSRPKKSDTIQLIRQGLIANIIGMFLTILGAQALAGIVLIKSLNVPQGTFNVASNPSQFVNSVDLLIVQANTNTILAHFTGIVTSLWLLNRITSK
- a CDS encoding DUF565 domain-containing protein; translation: MTMQRTRLSTLANVTSSRFNSFFGNPWRRISLQIICVLFGVFSGQAIVTTAGQTAQWDVTAAGLLLLFTEATSRIVYRKSSQAKPAPILRESLNLLKIGITYSLFLEAFKIGS